In one Conger conger chromosome 5, fConCon1.1, whole genome shotgun sequence genomic region, the following are encoded:
- the mrps14 gene encoding 28S ribosomal protein S14, mitochondrial has protein sequence MAASVWNRVVGPGLSLLQSSSFWIPNQALRSSRAVVEQARGYYVNWRMLRDVKRRQMAFEYADERLRINALRKNTLLPKELQEVADKEIAALPRDSCPVRIRNRCVMTSRPRGVKRRWRLSRIVFRHLADHNQMSGIQRAMW, from the exons ATGGCTGCCTCCGTGTGGAATAGGGTTGTTGGGCCGGGGTTATCGCTTCTACAGTCGTCGTCGTTTTGGATACCGAATCAG GCGTTAAGAAGCTCCAGGGCTGTAGTGGAGCAGGCGCGGGGTTACTATGTGAATTGGAGGATGCTGCGGGATGTCAAGAGGAGACAGATGGCCTTCGAGTACGCCGATGAAAGACTCCGTATCAACGCCCTTCGGAAAAACACTCTCCTTCCGAAAGAGCTGCAG GAGGTGGCTGATAAAGAGATCGCAGCTCTGCCGCGGGACAGCTGCCCAGTGCGCATCCGCAATAGGTGTGTAATGACCTCACGACCGCGAGGGGTTAAACGAAGGTGGCGCCTCAGTCGCATTGTCTTCCGCCATCTGGCCGACCACAACCAGATGTCCGGGATCCAGCGTGCCATGTGGTGA